The Candidatus Neomarinimicrobiota bacterium genome includes a window with the following:
- a CDS encoding Hsp20/alpha crystallin family protein yields MALTRWNPTNELMSAWNDFDRLFNRLTRNVDTEDTETSVGNWRPAVDITEREKDYVVTAELPGIDEDDISISIKDNVLTLKGEKKFEKEDSDENRHYRERVYGSFQRMIRLDSDIDSDNVKADYENGVLTITMPKTKETMHKQIPVNFKK; encoded by the coding sequence ATGGCTCTTACACGATGGAACCCAACAAATGAACTGATGAGTGCATGGAATGATTTCGATCGGCTGTTCAATCGGCTGACGCGTAACGTGGACACGGAAGACACCGAAACCAGCGTTGGTAACTGGCGTCCCGCCGTTGACATTACGGAACGCGAAAAAGATTATGTGGTCACCGCTGAACTACCGGGAATTGATGAGGACGATATCAGTATCTCCATCAAGGATAACGTGCTGACGCTGAAGGGCGAAAAGAAGTTTGAGAAGGAAGACTCCGACGAAAACCGTCACTATCGTGAGCGGGTATACGGCTCCTTCCAGCGGATGATTCGCCTGGACAGTGACATTGACAGCGACAATGTGAAGGCTGACTACGAAAACGGTGTTCTCACCATCACGATGCCGAAGACGAAAGAAACCATGCACAAACAGATTCCGGTGAACTTTAAGAAATAA
- a CDS encoding Hsp20/alpha crystallin family protein — protein sequence MTRIRLAPARHRTRNHRRGFDQLFDSMLSERESESPEFTSHWRPNLDVVEDKQEFVLSAELPGVAQDSINISFKDNVLELRGEKPLNEENTPHYNERRFGTFHRAVRFDADIAQDKIRADYSNGVLTVTLPKTKDSRQREIAINFK from the coding sequence ATGACACGCATAAGACTTGCCCCCGCTCGCCATCGCACACGCAATCACCGGAGGGGTTTTGACCAACTGTTTGACTCAATGCTTTCGGAACGGGAATCCGAATCTCCGGAATTTACGTCACACTGGCGACCAAACCTGGATGTTGTGGAAGATAAACAAGAATTTGTGCTCTCTGCCGAGCTTCCCGGAGTGGCACAGGACTCCATTAACATCTCATTTAAAGATAATGTGTTGGAACTTCGTGGTGAAAAACCGCTGAATGAAGAAAACACCCCGCATTACAACGAACGCCGTTTTGGGACATTTCATCGCGCTGTTCGGTTTGATGCCGACATTGCGCAGGATAAAATTCGGGCCGATTACAGCAATGGGGTTCTGACTGTTACCTTGCCAAAAACGAAAGATTCACGTCAACGAGAGATTGCAATCAACTTCAAGTGA
- a CDS encoding cold shock domain-containing protein codes for MAQGKVKWFNAQKGYGFIVYKGEDLFVHWSETEEDLLEEDEVTFEVEETEKGKKATNVKKKRPGSFNYSYKAKTEEE; via the coding sequence ATGGCACAGGGAAAAGTAAAATGGTTTAACGCGCAAAAGGGCTACGGATTCATCGTCTATAAGGGCGAAGACCTGTTTGTCCATTGGTCTGAAACGGAAGAAGACCTCCTGGAGGAGGACGAGGTGACCTTTGAAGTGGAGGAGACGGAAAAGGGGAAAAAGGCGACGAATGTTAAGAAAAAACGCCCCGGATCCTTTAACTATTCCTATAAGGCGAAGACGGAAGAAGAATAA
- a CDS encoding peptidylprolyl isomerase yields the protein MQIGNDTFVTLDYNVQTADGEQVDSSDERGPLEFVVGEGKILPALEKELIGMEVGEEKTVTLKAEDAYGEYDDEAVTEVPRNKFPEDEEIKPGMEFVAQVPDQEERVVKVKNVSSDAVTIDFNHPLAGKKLKFNVFVQEVREAEEGDYSSGQENQ from the coding sequence GTGCAAATAGGAAATGATACTTTTGTTACTTTGGATTATAACGTTCAGACCGCAGACGGGGAGCAGGTCGACTCATCTGATGAGCGCGGACCCTTAGAGTTTGTTGTCGGTGAAGGAAAAATTCTACCCGCACTGGAAAAAGAACTGATTGGTATGGAAGTCGGAGAGGAAAAAACCGTTACGCTAAAGGCAGAGGATGCCTACGGCGAATACGATGATGAAGCGGTGACGGAAGTCCCGAGAAACAAGTTTCCTGAAGACGAGGAAATTAAACCCGGGATGGAGTTTGTCGCCCAGGTCCCGGATCAGGAAGAGCGGGTTGTGAAAGTGAAAAACGTCAGCAGCGATGCGGTTACCATCGATTTCAACCATCCGCTCGCCGGAAAAAAATTGAAGTTCAATGTATTCGTTCAGGAAGTACGAGAAGCAGAAGAAGGCGACTACAGTTCAGGACAAGAGAACCAGTAA
- a CDS encoding single-stranded DNA-binding protein: MAYARGSANRVILVGNVGGKPEVRYTNSGAAVANFTMATNETWTDNNGNRQDRTEWHRIVAWRKTAELCEQYVDKGSLLYIEGRLQTRDWEDKNGVKRYTTEVVVDTLTMLGGRGGDTGSQTSSESSAPQPEPEEDEMDDLPF, from the coding sequence ATGGCATACGCACGTGGTAGTGCCAACAGGGTTATTTTAGTCGGAAATGTCGGTGGAAAGCCGGAGGTCCGGTATACAAATTCCGGGGCGGCTGTCGCCAATTTCACAATGGCGACAAACGAAACCTGGACCGACAATAACGGGAATCGCCAGGATCGCACGGAATGGCACCGAATCGTGGCATGGCGGAAAACGGCCGAGTTGTGCGAACAGTATGTGGATAAGGGGTCGTTACTCTATATTGAAGGCCGGCTACAAACCCGGGACTGGGAAGACAAAAACGGCGTAAAGCGGTATACAACGGAAGTTGTGGTGGACACGCTGACCATGCTGGGTGGACGCGGAGGAGATACTGGCAGCCAGACGTCCAGCGAATCCAGCGCGCCGCAGCCTGAACCGGAAGAAGATGAAATGGATGATCTGCCGTTCTAA
- a CDS encoding DivIVA domain-containing protein yields MKITPIEIRKYEFKKTFRGYDPDEVRYFLEMMADEMEALNREKISLEQKVQQYDEQLNEYRQIEKSMQNALIVAKETSDKSLANTKKESKLIIADAEARADRIVEQARKEASKIQQEITRLKIQRDTFIVKIKNLLRSELELLEAMDEVEDIDEMDFDEIEDDEEFDAENMKKEMRELDEELYKDIDEEDIEDLDDDEVDITIDDEGRP; encoded by the coding sequence GTGAAAATTACGCCGATAGAGATACGGAAATACGAATTTAAAAAGACGTTTCGCGGGTACGATCCGGATGAAGTTCGATACTTTTTGGAGATGATGGCGGATGAAATGGAGGCGCTGAACCGGGAAAAGATCTCGCTGGAGCAAAAGGTTCAGCAATACGATGAACAGCTGAATGAGTACCGCCAGATCGAAAAATCCATGCAGAATGCCCTCATCGTTGCGAAGGAGACGTCCGACAAATCACTGGCCAATACCAAGAAGGAGTCCAAGCTGATTATCGCGGATGCTGAGGCCCGCGCGGACCGTATAGTGGAGCAGGCCCGGAAGGAAGCCAGTAAAATTCAGCAGGAAATCACACGGTTGAAAATTCAGCGGGATACGTTTATTGTAAAAATCAAAAACCTGCTCCGTTCCGAGTTGGAACTGTTGGAAGCCATGGATGAGGTGGAAGATATCGACGAAATGGACTTTGATGAGATTGAGGACGACGAGGAATTTGACGCAGAGAATATGAAAAAGGAAATGCGCGAACTGGACGAAGAATTATACAAGGATATTGATGAGGAAGATATTGAGGATTTGGACGACGACGAAGTCGATATCACTATAGATGATGAAGGCAGACCGTAA
- a CDS encoding YggT family protein, producing the protein MFLIGNLVTAVATILQIVVTVYYWLLIIRVVLSWVPVNRSNQLVILLENVTDPLLNLFHRYIPQLRQQSQSLGFDFTPIVAFLALYFIDIFLIESLFDLGQTLTP; encoded by the coding sequence ATGTTTCTAATCGGAAATTTGGTGACGGCGGTGGCGACAATTTTGCAGATTGTAGTGACGGTATATTATTGGCTTCTGATCATCCGTGTGGTGCTTTCCTGGGTGCCGGTAAACCGGAGCAACCAACTTGTGATCCTGTTGGAAAATGTCACCGATCCGCTACTAAACTTGTTTCATCGATATATCCCGCAGCTCCGCCAACAAAGCCAATCCCTGGGATTTGATTTTACACCCATTGTTGCCTTTCTGGCGCTCTACTTCATTGACATCTTTTTAATTGAATCGCTTTTTGATTTAGGACAAACATTAACGCCCTGA
- a CDS encoding YggS family pyridoxal phosphate-dependent enzyme: protein MNDTTATGNRIKEVFDRIDQAASQSGRTRDDITVVAVGKTHPAEDFFPVIEAGIRHFGESRIQEAEEKKPQLSEYDIKWHMIGHLQRNKAKNAIRMFQQLHSLDSKRLARRLQKQLAKEEISDFTAFIQVNTSGEESKYGIDPDRLAPLMDLIEEECPRLRVNGLMTMAPLTEEESRLRKSFSALRELAEKTDTTNYGSIEFGALSMGMTNDYEIAIQEGATHVRIGRAIFGERLSR from the coding sequence ATGAATGACACAACCGCTACAGGAAATCGGATCAAAGAAGTTTTTGACCGGATAGACCAGGCCGCCAGTCAATCCGGTCGCACCAGAGATGACATCACTGTGGTTGCCGTGGGGAAAACACACCCGGCCGAAGATTTTTTTCCAGTGATTGAGGCGGGTATCCGGCATTTTGGTGAGAGCCGGATACAGGAGGCGGAAGAAAAAAAACCGCAGCTATCAGAGTACGATATCAAGTGGCATATGATCGGGCATTTACAGCGGAATAAGGCCAAAAATGCGATCCGGATGTTCCAGCAGCTGCACAGCTTGGACAGCAAGAGACTCGCACGGCGATTGCAAAAGCAACTTGCCAAAGAGGAAATTAGCGATTTTACAGCGTTCATTCAGGTGAACACCTCCGGCGAAGAGAGCAAATACGGCATTGATCCGGATCGACTGGCTCCGCTAATGGATTTAATTGAGGAGGAATGTCCGCGACTCCGGGTGAACGGTCTCATGACTATGGCGCCGCTCACGGAGGAGGAATCCCGGCTTCGGAAATCCTTTAGTGCGCTCCGGGAGCTTGCAGAGAAGACCGATACGACGAATTACGGATCTATTGAATTTGGAGCCCTCTCGATGGGCATGACTAACGACTACGAAATTGCTATCCAGGAGGGCGCGACGCACGTGCGGATCGGGCGCGCTATCTTTGGAGAAAGGTTAAGTCGCTGA
- a CDS encoding M6 family metalloprotease domain-containing protein: MRKKYMFTVLIACLLTTGQLIGIEPTPEVKEQWRKQGLLKQYQNQRNAHYNRGIDTPSKYAPDLSNLRKSGFGKAAQADYLNALVILVDFADHQADSASTPAEFDTLLFSENEYSTGSMNDWYLENSYGEIGITGTITPWLRMPENYSYYVDDQYGFGSYPNNAQKLTEDAIAAADSLVDFTQYDNNRDGIVDALFIVHAGDGRETSGSDQDIHSHKWSIEPVTYDEVEIRDYSMEPELHDTSLVRMGVFGHEFGHILGLPDLYDTDDSDGNSAGIGFWSMMAGGSWGGGGKRPVHFDAWCKKELGWITPTVLSADSNGLELPPAESTPKAYRLWTEGKMENEYFLLENRQQRGFDESLPEEGLLIWHIDESISNNGYAWHKKVALEQADGQYDLENNNASDAGDPYPGTSSNMEFSYNTIPNSKSYSGEDTFVRVANIAEINSDITFDAEVTISRPLLTFEGFRIYDRGSNGNGALNSGEIDTIGVAIKNEGTKLENASIFISSNHPDLTILRDSINVGTLQADTEVRDDTSFIVQVNPDAAEWGISRVYFHATGRNSFTFSDSMDFIIDQGYGFDADMETGHLIWSHFPVTKEFNDEWHLSSVRNATTSGKYSWKVGDPARNLYSDNSDAALQTPVLYLEDSIDYELVFKQYLDAEDDSSAPGYAWDGGRVEITADSGRTWEAVTPIGGYPYQIIDNPDSPFDAETPVFSGFTGWEQVRVPLDDYFGEIIIRFRFGSDAYVTKEGWYVDDVKVQSQTILAVGSDRNALPGATELLPNYPNPFNPVTTIPYRISNPAPVHLAVYDLRGRTIRTLVNSREESGSYTVQWNGRDAYGHPVGSGIYFLRLSVGREMPQIRKLTLIR, from the coding sequence ATGCGAAAAAAATATATGTTTACGGTTCTAATTGCCTGTCTCCTGACCACGGGTCAGCTCATCGGCATAGAACCGACTCCCGAAGTGAAGGAACAATGGCGGAAACAGGGGTTGTTAAAGCAGTATCAAAATCAGAGAAACGCACACTATAATCGCGGGATTGATACACCGTCAAAGTATGCTCCGGATCTGAGTAATTTGCGAAAGTCGGGGTTTGGTAAAGCGGCACAGGCCGATTATTTAAACGCACTAGTAATTCTCGTGGATTTCGCTGATCATCAGGCTGATTCAGCCAGCACGCCTGCTGAATTTGACACCTTGCTATTTTCCGAAAACGAGTATTCCACGGGGAGTATGAACGACTGGTATTTGGAGAATTCTTACGGAGAAATCGGGATTACCGGAACGATAACACCCTGGCTGCGAATGCCGGAGAACTACTCTTATTATGTGGATGACCAATACGGTTTTGGCTCATATCCCAACAACGCTCAGAAGTTAACAGAGGACGCCATCGCGGCGGCGGATTCCCTTGTAGATTTTACCCAGTACGATAACAACAGGGATGGAATCGTAGACGCTTTGTTTATCGTCCATGCCGGTGACGGCCGGGAAACCAGCGGCAGCGATCAAGATATTCATTCGCATAAATGGTCAATTGAACCGGTCACCTATGATGAGGTTGAAATCCGAGATTATTCCATGGAGCCGGAACTCCATGATACCAGTCTCGTCCGAATGGGTGTCTTCGGACACGAATTCGGTCACATTCTCGGCTTGCCCGATCTGTATGATACTGATGATTCGGACGGGAATTCAGCCGGTATTGGCTTTTGGTCCATGATGGCTGGCGGATCGTGGGGTGGTGGGGGTAAGCGGCCGGTCCATTTCGACGCTTGGTGTAAAAAAGAGTTGGGCTGGATAACGCCAACGGTGTTATCGGCAGATTCAAACGGGTTAGAGCTGCCGCCGGCCGAATCAACGCCGAAAGCGTACAGACTCTGGACGGAAGGCAAGATGGAAAACGAATATTTCTTGCTCGAAAACCGGCAGCAGAGGGGGTTTGATGAATCACTACCCGAAGAAGGACTTCTAATCTGGCACATTGATGAATCTATCTCAAACAACGGGTACGCCTGGCATAAAAAAGTGGCGCTGGAGCAGGCTGACGGACAGTATGATCTGGAAAATAATAACGCCTCCGATGCCGGAGATCCATATCCCGGTACATCCTCCAATATGGAATTTAGTTATAACACGATACCCAACAGTAAGAGTTATTCCGGAGAGGATACCTTCGTTCGGGTCGCGAATATCGCAGAGATAAATTCAGATATTACGTTCGACGCAGAAGTGACCATATCGCGGCCGCTGCTTACCTTTGAGGGTTTCCGAATTTACGACAGGGGCTCAAACGGAAACGGCGCACTGAATAGCGGAGAGATCGATACCATCGGCGTGGCGATAAAAAATGAAGGGACGAAGCTAGAAAATGCGTCAATCTTCATTTCAAGTAACCACCCGGATCTGACAATCCTCAGAGATTCCATTAATGTTGGCACGCTGCAAGCAGATACCGAGGTCCGGGATGATACGAGTTTCATTGTGCAGGTCAATCCGGATGCCGCCGAATGGGGTATTTCCAGAGTGTATTTCCACGCGACTGGCCGGAATAGTTTTACCTTTTCCGATTCCATGGATTTTATTATAGATCAGGGATACGGCTTTGATGCCGACATGGAGACCGGACACCTTATCTGGTCTCATTTTCCCGTAACAAAAGAATTTAATGACGAGTGGCATCTCAGTTCTGTTCGAAATGCTACGACCAGCGGAAAATACAGCTGGAAAGTGGGTGATCCCGCCCGGAATCTCTACAGCGATAATTCCGATGCCGCGTTACAAACGCCTGTCTTGTATTTAGAGGATTCCATCGATTACGAGTTGGTATTTAAGCAATATCTGGATGCCGAAGACGATTCTTCGGCTCCCGGGTATGCCTGGGACGGCGGCCGGGTGGAAATAACCGCGGACAGTGGGCGTACCTGGGAAGCCGTAACCCCGATAGGAGGATATCCGTATCAAATTATCGATAATCCCGACTCGCCGTTTGACGCCGAAACGCCGGTCTTTTCCGGATTTACCGGTTGGGAACAGGTTCGGGTTCCGCTCGATGATTATTTCGGAGAAATCATCATTCGGTTCCGATTCGGTTCAGACGCCTATGTTACAAAAGAGGGTTGGTATGTCGATGATGTCAAGGTGCAGAGCCAGACGATTCTCGCCGTGGGCTCCGACCGGAATGCCTTACCTGGGGCGACCGAGCTACTGCCGAACTATCCCAATCCGTTCAATCCAGTGACGACGATTCCGTACCGGATAAGTAATCCGGCACCCGTGCACTTGGCCGTCTACGATCTTCGCGGGAGAACAATCCGAACACTCGTTAATTCCCGGGAGGAATCCGGCAGCTACACCGTGCAGTGGAACGGTCGTGATGCCTATGGACATCCGGTCGGATCCGGGATCTATTTTCTGCGGTTGTCCGTTGGAAGGGAAATGCCGCAAATCCGGAAATTGACGCTGATACGGTAA
- the gyrA gene encoding DNA gyrase subunit A — MRDSYLDYSMSVIVSRALPDVRDGMKPVHRRVLYGMQDLGLTYNKAYKKSARIVGEVMGKYHPHGDSAVYDTVVRMAQEFSLRYPLVDGQGNFGSVDGDSAAAMRYTEARMSRIAGEMLRDLEKETVDFVDNFDGTLEEPDVLPTVLPNLLVNGSSGIAVGMSTNIPPHNLDEVVDGIEALIDNPDLEVDALMEHIKGPDFPTGAIIYGADGIKEAYETGRGKITMRARARTEQVKGNRENIIVTELPYQVNKAKLIEKIAQHVRNEKITGISDIRDESDKEGVRIVIELKRDEIAQVVLNQLFKHTQMQETFGVISIALVGGIPKVLTLKEMLQHFIDFRHEVVVRRTEYELNKAQERAHILEGYKIALDNLDEVIKIIRGSDNPTDAREALMDRFEFSEAQAQAILDMRLQRLTSMEIKKVVEEYKEILKTISRLENILESRPQRMSIIKKELTELRERFGDERRTEIIRDAKEFSIEDMIADEEMVVTITHTGYIKRTPVSTFRRQRRGGRGLQGAGTKDDDFIEHLFIASTHDYMLFFTELGMVHWLKVHEIPQAGRASRGRAIVNILNLNEGDTVTAFLNVKEFTEDHYVTMATKNGQVKKTELAAYSNPQKGGIYAIDIREGDRLIEVSLTDGDQDIILGTANGKAIRFHESDVRPTGRRTQGVKGVTLKDNDDEVVGMVPVKREGTVLAVSESGFGKRTEVLNYNVQKRGGQGVITIKTTKKVGRMVALKEVVDNDDLMIITQKGVLIRQPVETIATIGRNTQGVKLIRLDEGDRIAAVTRVVENENGEENDDEE; from the coding sequence ATGCGGGATTCGTATCTCGATTACTCCATGTCCGTGATCGTCTCCCGGGCACTGCCCGATGTGCGCGACGGAATGAAGCCGGTGCATCGCCGGGTGTTGTACGGAATGCAGGATCTTGGACTCACTTATAACAAGGCATACAAGAAAAGCGCCCGAATCGTCGGAGAAGTGATGGGGAAATACCATCCGCACGGCGATTCGGCGGTGTACGATACCGTGGTCCGGATGGCACAGGAGTTTTCACTCCGGTATCCGCTAGTGGACGGTCAGGGCAACTTCGGATCGGTGGACGGCGACAGTGCGGCAGCTATGCGTTATACGGAAGCGCGGATGTCCCGGATCGCCGGCGAAATGCTGCGGGATCTGGAGAAAGAGACTGTTGACTTTGTCGACAACTTCGATGGTACGCTGGAAGAGCCGGACGTACTGCCGACCGTCTTGCCGAATCTGTTAGTCAACGGTTCCAGCGGTATTGCCGTCGGAATGTCCACGAACATTCCACCCCATAATCTGGACGAAGTGGTCGATGGCATCGAAGCGCTAATCGATAATCCTGATCTCGAAGTTGATGCATTGATGGAACACATCAAAGGGCCGGATTTTCCCACCGGCGCGATTATTTATGGAGCGGACGGCATCAAGGAGGCGTACGAAACCGGTCGCGGAAAAATTACTATGCGAGCCCGCGCACGGACAGAGCAGGTCAAGGGGAACCGGGAAAATATTATTGTCACCGAACTGCCGTACCAGGTGAACAAAGCCAAACTGATTGAAAAAATTGCCCAACACGTCCGGAACGAAAAAATTACTGGCATTTCGGATATCCGGGATGAGTCGGATAAAGAGGGTGTTCGGATTGTCATTGAGCTCAAACGAGATGAGATAGCGCAGGTCGTGCTGAACCAGCTGTTCAAGCATACGCAGATGCAGGAAACGTTTGGTGTTATTAGCATCGCGCTGGTGGGTGGCATACCGAAAGTCCTGACGCTGAAAGAGATGCTCCAGCACTTCATCGATTTCCGGCACGAGGTTGTGGTACGCAGAACCGAGTATGAACTGAACAAAGCCCAGGAACGTGCGCACATCCTGGAAGGCTATAAAATTGCCCTGGATAACCTGGATGAAGTCATCAAGATCATCCGGGGATCGGATAACCCGACGGATGCCAGGGAAGCGCTGATGGATCGGTTTGAGTTTTCCGAGGCACAAGCGCAGGCAATTCTGGATATGCGGCTCCAGCGACTCACCAGCATGGAAATCAAAAAGGTGGTGGAAGAATACAAGGAAATTCTGAAGACCATTTCCCGTCTGGAAAATATCCTGGAAAGCCGGCCCCAGCGGATGAGCATCATCAAAAAAGAGTTGACCGAGCTGCGGGAACGGTTTGGCGATGAGCGGCGGACGGAAATTATCCGTGATGCCAAGGAATTTTCCATCGAAGATATGATCGCCGATGAAGAAATGGTGGTTACTATCACGCATACCGGCTATATCAAGCGGACGCCGGTGAGCACGTTTCGCCGGCAGCGGCGGGGCGGTCGTGGACTGCAGGGCGCAGGCACCAAGGACGATGATTTCATCGAGCACCTGTTTATAGCGTCGACCCACGACTACATGCTGTTCTTTACGGAGCTCGGTATGGTCCACTGGCTCAAGGTGCACGAAATCCCACAGGCCGGACGAGCCTCCAGGGGCCGGGCAATTGTCAATATCCTCAATCTGAACGAGGGCGATACGGTGACCGCATTCCTGAACGTGAAGGAGTTCACCGAGGATCATTACGTCACCATGGCCACCAAAAACGGCCAGGTAAAGAAGACCGAGCTGGCGGCATACTCCAATCCGCAAAAGGGCGGGATATACGCAATAGATATTCGCGAAGGAGATCGCTTGATTGAAGTTAGCTTAACCGACGGCGATCAGGATATCATTTTGGGAACCGCAAACGGGAAAGCTATTCGCTTCCACGAAAGCGATGTCCGTCCCACCGGGCGCCGCACGCAGGGTGTAAAAGGCGTCACCCTTAAAGATAACGACGATGAAGTGGTTGGTATGGTGCCGGTGAAGCGTGAGGGCACGGTCCTCGCGGTTTCTGAGAGCGGATTTGGCAAGCGAACGGAAGTACTGAATTACAACGTTCAAAAACGTGGCGGCCAGGGCGTAATTACCATCAAGACCACGAAAAAGGTCGGCCGGATGGTGGCATTGAAGGAGGTCGTGGACAACGATGATCTGATGATAATCACCCAGAAAGGCGTTTTGATTCGTCAACCTGTGGAGACCATCGCGACCATTGGACGAAATACCCAGGGTGTAAAACTCATCCGACTGGACGAAGGCGACAGAATTGCCGCCGTCACCCGGGTCGTTGAAAATGAGAACGGGGAGGAGAATGACGATGAGGAATAA
- the gyrB gene encoding DNA topoisomerase (ATP-hydrolyzing) subunit B: MAKEQKLPNDYRADKIQVLKGLEAVRKRPAMYIGDTGKHGLHHLVYEVVDNSIDEAFAGYCDEIIVELNEDNSVTVRDNGRGIPVDEHPTQKRPAVEVVMTTLHAGGKFEKGTYQVSGGLHGVGVSVVNGLSEWCRVEVHRDGEIWEQKYAYGKITSELEQIGTTDETGTITTYKADSKIFKKISIDYNTIANRMKELAFLNPGLKIVMKDHRDGTEEVFQSEGGLVEFVQYLDESRDPIIDKVISFSDKKEEVEVDVAMQYNDGYTDNIFTFVNNINTVEGGTHLSGFKTALTRTLNTYGQNNNLFKGDFTLNGEDTLEGLTCVISIKVPEPQFEGQTKTKLGNSEVKGIVLSVSTTGLSEFLEQNPRVAKNIINKAEQAARSRAAARKARELTRRKGILDNSALPGKLADCSIKDPEHCEIYLVEGDSAGGSAKQGRDRRFQAILPLRGKILNVEKARLDKILNNNEIRTIITALGTSIGDDEFDIEKLRYGKIIIMTDADVDGAHIRTLLLTFFYRYMRPLVDGGHIYIAQPPLYKLKSGKQEMYAFDDEERQIITKRLRKNGRSSKVDQQRYKGLGEMNPDQLWETTMDPEKRTILRVTLEDAAAADRTFSTLMGPKVEPRRDFIQKNARYVRNLDV, encoded by the coding sequence ATGGCTAAAGAACAGAAATTGCCTAATGATTATCGTGCCGACAAGATCCAGGTTCTGAAAGGGCTGGAGGCGGTACGAAAACGGCCGGCGATGTATATCGGCGATACCGGCAAGCACGGTTTGCATCATCTGGTGTACGAGGTTGTTGATAACAGCATCGATGAAGCCTTTGCTGGCTATTGTGACGAGATCATCGTCGAGTTGAATGAGGATAATAGCGTGACCGTCCGGGATAACGGGCGCGGTATTCCCGTGGACGAACATCCCACCCAGAAGCGCCCTGCGGTGGAAGTGGTGATGACCACACTACACGCTGGCGGGAAGTTCGAAAAAGGAACCTACCAGGTCTCCGGGGGACTCCACGGCGTCGGAGTCTCAGTAGTCAACGGTCTATCGGAATGGTGCCGGGTAGAAGTTCACCGGGACGGTGAAATCTGGGAACAGAAATACGCCTATGGGAAGATTACCAGTGAATTGGAGCAGATCGGAACCACAGACGAAACCGGGACGATTACCACCTATAAGGCGGATAGTAAAATATTCAAAAAGATCAGTATTGACTATAACACCATCGCCAACCGGATGAAGGAGTTGGCCTTCCTGAATCCCGGGCTGAAGATCGTGATGAAAGATCACCGGGACGGTACGGAAGAGGTTTTCCAGAGCGAAGGCGGCCTGGTGGAATTTGTCCAGTATCTGGACGAAAGCCGGGATCCCATCATCGACAAGGTGATCAGCTTCAGTGATAAAAAGGAAGAGGTGGAAGTCGATGTAGCTATGCAGTATAACGACGGCTACACCGACAATATTTTTACCTTTGTGAACAACATCAATACCGTTGAAGGGGGAACCCACCTCAGCGGTTTTAAAACGGCCCTCACCCGGACCCTGAACACCTATGGGCAGAACAACAACCTCTTCAAGGGCGATTTCACGCTCAACGGTGAAGATACTCTTGAGGGACTGACTTGCGTTATTTCTATTAAAGTGCCGGAGCCGCAGTTCGAGGGGCAGACCAAGACCAAGCTCGGCAATTCCGAAGTCAAGGGGATAGTTCTCTCTGTCTCGACCACCGGGTTGAGCGAATTTTTGGAGCAGAACCCGCGGGTGGCCAAAAACATTATTAACAAGGCGGAGCAGGCAGCTCGATCCAGAGCGGCGGCGCGGAAGGCCCGGGAACTCACCCGGCGGAAGGGTATTCTGGATAACAGCGCCCTGCCGGGAAAACTCGCCGATTGCTCCATCAAGGATCCGGAGCACTGCGAAATTTACCTGGTGGAGGGAGACTCAGCCGGCGGCAGCGCCAAACAGGGCCGGGATCGCCGGTTTCAGGCGATTCTCCCGCTGCGGGGTAAAATTCTGAACGTGGAAAAGGCGCGGCTGGATAAGATTCTGAATAACAATGAAATCCGGACAATTATTACAGCGCTGGGGACGAGTATCGGTGACGACGAATTCGATATCGAGAAACTCCGGTACGGCAAGATTATCATTATGACCGATGCTGACGTGGATGGCGCTCACATCCGGACGCTGCTGCTAACATTTTTCTACCGCTATATGCGTCCGTTGGTGGATGGCGGGCATATTTACATTGCTCAGCCTCCGCTCTACAAACTGAAATCCGGCAAGCAGGAGATGTATGCGTTCGATGACGAAGAACGGCAGATTATCACCAAGCGGCTCCGGAAAAACGGGCGGTCGTCCAAGGTGGATCAACAGCGCTACAAAGGTCTGGGTGAGATGAATCCGGATCAGCTGTGGGAAACCACCATGGATCCGGAGAAGCGAACCATCCTCCGGGTGACGCTGGAAGATGCCGCCGCTGCGGATCGGACATTCTCTACCCTGATGGGGCCGAAAGTGGAACCGCGCCGGGATTTCATCCAGAAAAACGCCCGCTACGTGCGGAACCTGGACGTCTAG